Proteins from one Ignavibacteriota bacterium genomic window:
- the lysS gene encoding lysine--tRNA ligase: MSEQTQEQNTIPSHVDEMNELMKRRREELEELRRQNINPYPYEFPRTHFSHEILSQFEDDAPQQNVSVAGRIMSIRRMGKASFCHVQDSQGKIQVYLKRDEVGDSYESFRLLDIGDIIGVEGYVFRTKMGEISIHAKKFELLSKSLRPLPIVKEKVDEQGNKQVFDPFSDKELRYRQRYVDLIVNQGVKEVFIKRTKIMNTIRKFFDERGYLEVETPILQPMYGGAFARPFITHHNALDIDLYMRIADELYLKRLIVGGFDAVYEFSKDFRNEGMDRSHNPEFTMLELYVAFKDYKWMMDLVEQMVSMVALEVNGSMKCKVGENEIDFTPPWKRITMFDAIKEYTGRNLRGTTEEDVKKVMKELHLEIEPGMSWGSMIDEIFSEFVEPKLIQPTFITDYPIEMSPLAKRHRTEAGLVERFEVIVNAHELCNAFSELNDPLDQRYRFEEQMKLKDKGDEEAQMLDEDFLRALEYGMPPTAGLGIGIDRLTMVLTNQDSIRDVLFFPQMKPEH; this comes from the coding sequence ATGTCCGAACAAACCCAAGAACAAAACACCATTCCATCTCACGTTGATGAGATGAACGAGTTGATGAAACGACGCCGTGAGGAGTTGGAAGAACTCAGACGGCAAAACATCAATCCCTATCCGTACGAATTTCCCAGAACACATTTCTCACACGAAATACTTTCTCAGTTCGAAGATGATGCCCCTCAACAGAATGTATCTGTCGCCGGGAGAATTATGTCCATACGTCGTATGGGAAAAGCCTCGTTTTGTCACGTTCAGGATTCTCAAGGGAAAATTCAGGTTTATCTGAAAAGGGATGAAGTAGGTGATTCATACGAATCATTCAGGTTGTTGGATATTGGTGACATCATCGGAGTGGAAGGTTATGTTTTCCGGACGAAAATGGGAGAAATTTCCATTCATGCAAAGAAATTCGAGTTACTTTCAAAATCGCTGAGACCACTACCGATTGTCAAAGAAAAAGTAGATGAGCAAGGGAACAAGCAAGTTTTTGACCCGTTTTCCGACAAAGAGTTGCGCTATCGTCAACGTTATGTTGATTTGATTGTGAATCAAGGAGTGAAGGAAGTATTCATCAAAAGAACAAAAATCATGAACACGATTCGGAAGTTCTTTGATGAACGAGGGTACCTGGAAGTTGAAACGCCTATTCTTCAGCCGATGTACGGCGGTGCGTTTGCCCGACCGTTCATTACCCATCACAACGCACTCGATATTGATTTGTACATGCGCATCGCGGATGAATTGTATCTCAAGCGACTCATCGTAGGCGGCTTCGATGCAGTGTATGAATTTTCCAAAGATTTTCGAAATGAAGGAATGGACCGTTCGCACAATCCTGAGTTTACGATGCTTGAACTCTATGTCGCATTTAAAGATTACAAATGGATGATGGATTTGGTCGAGCAAATGGTGAGTATGGTTGCGCTCGAAGTGAACGGTTCGATGAAGTGTAAGGTCGGAGAGAACGAAATTGATTTTACCCCGCCATGGAAACGCATAACAATGTTTGATGCAATCAAAGAATACACAGGAAGAAATCTTCGCGGAACGACTGAGGAAGATGTCAAGAAAGTGATGAAAGAATTGCATCTGGAAATTGAACCGGGAATGAGTTGGGGTTCAATGATTGATGAAATCTTCTCTGAGTTTGTCGAACCGAAATTAATTCAACCGACATTTATCACTGATTACCCGATTGAAATGTCGCCGCTCGCGAAACGCCATCGCACCGAAGCAGGACTTGTCGAACGGTTTGAGGTGATTGTCAATGCTCATGAATTGTGCAATGCATTCAGTGAGTTGAACGACCCGCTTGACCAACGGTATCGCTTTGAAGAACAAATGAAATTGAAAGACAAGGGAGATGAAGAAGCACAGATGCTTGATGAAGATTTCCTCCGGGCATTGGAGTACGGAATGCCTCCGACTGCAGGACTTGGAATCGGCATTGACCGACTGACAATGGTATTAACGAATCAGGATTCAATTCGTGATGTGCTGTTCTTCCCTCAGATGAAGCCGGAACATTGA
- a CDS encoding TonB-dependent receptor — MIKHISVFFSILFLGGFLHAGTKGILDGKVIDKDTDDPLIGVSVLIIGTSIGAATDVEGRFMISNVDAGTYDVRFTSVGYQSTVMRGVVIRPDLRTTLTVTLSQSTLELKEMEITAERPLIEKDVTSTNFSYGGSQVEKLPVRDVQELMSLFPSVTAEGNVRGGKASEVVYLVDGLPLQNVISGGMTSSLPKSSITEFSVQTGGYEAEYGNALSGIVNIITKRGNDRHSSILRIEKDNWLAGDWNSQHNKTTEAELTLSGPIVREQLHYFSANTYHTDDTRWWQDFTKFFDSPITNDFSGMTKLDYGITSKMRLSAQTIYSFRKWKDYEFSWRFNLDGLPGRSRTSDRTSILFSHTLSDDVHYSLNLSYSYLFNSIGDGDKNSLDLTPYNYDFFLQYVVSGNRAWWAETKQNIMTAKGDLVIQPNPLNLLKFGFEINQYDIFSDLVKYEPQRTYFGKILVDEPLLNFSTSYQYYPRSGAIYLQDKLQVEADGATVNLGFRWDFLDPSSERPVVENVLVDSANGQYQTQLTKFVKASMKQQLSPRMGLSFPLTWNVLVVMNYGHYFQFPLFDYLYSGINPSQLRSGVNVLVGNPDLKPERTHAWEIGFKYGFDEKDMVSLTYFKKEFIDQIDSKTFLASKARSAGDYGFAEYVNNAFANAEGIEVVFMRHRSEDIAGSIGYTLMRTEGVSDYVDQGINLHQWGFPVANTPYPLSWDQTHSLKIELDLNLPFDISGNIMWSYSTGKPYTYFPTRDGFTALDTTRVFIPNNERLPSSSTLNMKFSKRLLLTPGTALMFYGSVNNLFNSFNARWADANGKIGGQLADPSAYYELRRVAFGIKYEM; from the coding sequence ATGATAAAACATATATCTGTATTTTTTTCAATCCTGTTTTTAGGAGGTTTTCTCCATGCGGGAACGAAAGGAATTTTGGATGGGAAAGTAATTGATAAAGACACGGATGACCCTCTTATTGGCGTCAGCGTGTTAATCATCGGAACGAGTATCGGCGCTGCAACCGATGTCGAAGGAAGATTCATGATTAGTAATGTTGATGCCGGAACATACGATGTTCGATTTACCAGCGTTGGATACCAATCAACAGTCATGCGCGGCGTTGTTATTCGCCCTGATTTAAGGACGACCTTGACCGTTACGCTGTCACAATCTACTCTTGAACTGAAAGAGATGGAAATTACCGCCGAGCGCCCGTTAATTGAAAAAGATGTTACGAGCACGAATTTTTCCTACGGTGGTTCTCAGGTGGAAAAACTTCCCGTACGTGATGTTCAGGAATTAATGTCACTCTTTCCGAGTGTAACTGCTGAGGGGAACGTTCGCGGCGGTAAAGCGTCTGAGGTAGTTTATCTTGTTGATGGACTGCCGTTGCAAAATGTCATTTCCGGCGGGATGACTTCATCCCTTCCGAAAAGTTCTATTACGGAATTCTCTGTTCAGACAGGAGGTTACGAAGCGGAATATGGTAATGCCCTCTCAGGAATTGTGAACATCATTACAAAGCGCGGTAACGACAGACACTCTTCCATTCTTCGAATAGAAAAAGATAACTGGCTCGCAGGTGATTGGAATTCTCAACACAACAAAACAACAGAAGCCGAACTGACGTTATCCGGTCCGATTGTTCGCGAGCAATTGCATTATTTTAGTGCGAACACATATCACACGGATGATACACGATGGTGGCAGGACTTCACAAAGTTTTTTGATTCGCCCATTACAAATGATTTCAGTGGGATGACGAAATTGGATTATGGCATCACTTCGAAAATGAGATTGTCTGCCCAAACAATTTACTCATTCAGAAAATGGAAAGATTATGAATTTAGTTGGAGGTTTAACCTTGATGGTTTACCGGGACGGAGTCGAACATCTGACCGAACTTCAATACTGTTCTCACACACGCTTTCTGACGATGTACATTATTCACTGAATTTGAGTTACTCGTATTTATTTAACAGCATAGGCGATGGAGACAAAAATTCTCTTGACCTGACGCCGTATAATTATGATTTCTTTCTACAATATGTTGTGAGTGGAAACAGAGCGTGGTGGGCTGAGACGAAACAAAATATTATGACTGCGAAGGGCGACTTGGTAATTCAACCGAATCCACTCAACTTGCTGAAGTTCGGGTTTGAAATCAACCAGTATGATATTTTTTCCGACCTCGTAAAGTACGAACCTCAGCGAACATATTTCGGGAAAATTTTAGTTGATGAGCCGTTGTTGAATTTTAGTACAAGTTATCAATATTATCCTCGTTCGGGTGCAATTTATTTGCAGGATAAGTTACAGGTTGAAGCAGACGGAGCGACAGTGAATCTTGGTTTCCGATGGGATTTTCTTGACCCTTCGAGCGAACGGCCGGTTGTTGAAAATGTTCTTGTTGATTCGGCAAACGGTCAATATCAAACACAACTCACCAAGTTTGTGAAGGCATCAATGAAGCAACAACTTTCACCGCGTATGGGGTTGTCGTTTCCTCTGACATGGAATGTTTTGGTGGTGATGAATTACGGACACTATTTTCAATTTCCCTTGTTTGATTATTTGTATTCGGGAATTAATCCATCGCAGCTGCGGAGTGGCGTTAACGTACTTGTGGGAAATCCTGATTTGAAACCCGAACGCACACATGCCTGGGAAATCGGATTCAAGTATGGGTTTGATGAGAAAGACATGGTCAGTCTTACGTATTTCAAAAAAGAATTTATTGACCAGATAGATTCAAAAACGTTCCTGGCATCGAAAGCACGTTCTGCCGGTGACTATGGTTTTGCTGAGTACGTGAACAATGCATTTGCGAATGCTGAAGGAATCGAAGTGGTTTTTATGCGCCATCGAAGTGAAGATATTGCCGGTTCAATCGGGTACACGCTTATGCGAACGGAAGGCGTAAGCGATTATGTTGACCAAGGTATCAATTTGCATCAGTGGGGATTTCCGGTCGCGAACACTCCGTACCCGTTAAGTTGGGACCAGACTCACTCATTAAAAATTGAATTGGATTTGAATTTACCGTTCGATATTTCCGGGAACATCATGTGGTCGTACAGTACGGGTAAGCCCTACACATATTTCCCGACCCGCGATGGTTTTACAGCGCTTGATACAACAAGAGTGTTCATTCCGAACAACGAACGTCTTCCATCCAGTAGTACACTGAACATGAAATTCTCGAAACGACTTCTCCTTACTCCGGGAACTGCTCTGATGTTTTATGGAAGCGTCAATAATTTATTCAATTCGTTCAATGCTCGATGGGCTGATGCCAATGGCAAAATCGGAGGACAATTAGCCGATCCTTCAGCGTACTATGAATTACGAAGGGTTGCATTTGGCATTAAGTACGAAATGTAA
- a CDS encoding glycosyltransferase: protein MKPRISIIIPTLSEERVLEKTLSQFTPQLRERFQLEIIVSDGGSTDRTLEIAHQNADKVIDSNEVTPQTIAMGRNLGATISEGDILMFIDADVMIENIEHFFQTLHQTLEKRNAIAVTCNVRVYHQEETLVDKVFHQFYNKYFYLLNIIGIGMGRGECQIIKKIYFERVGGFNEQMVAGEDFDIFTRLKKFGNVIFEHALTVRESPRRYRKFGYLYISGLWFLNAMSVMIFRKSAVTQWKVVR from the coding sequence ATGAAGCCGAGAATCAGTATTATCATCCCAACATTAAGTGAAGAAAGAGTTTTGGAGAAGACACTTTCTCAATTCACTCCACAATTACGAGAGCGTTTTCAACTTGAAATTATTGTGAGTGATGGCGGTAGTACAGACAGGACTCTTGAAATCGCTCATCAAAACGCTGATAAGGTTATTGACTCGAACGAGGTAACACCTCAGACGATTGCTATGGGGCGAAATCTCGGTGCTACAATTTCAGAAGGGGATATTCTCATGTTCATTGATGCTGATGTAATGATTGAAAACATCGAACATTTTTTTCAAACTCTCCATCAAACGCTCGAAAAACGAAATGCAATTGCTGTAACATGTAATGTTCGGGTGTATCATCAGGAAGAAACACTGGTCGATAAAGTATTTCATCAATTCTACAACAAATATTTTTATCTGCTGAATATTATTGGAATCGGAATGGGGAGAGGAGAGTGTCAAATCATAAAAAAAATTTATTTTGAACGCGTGGGCGGATTTAATGAACAAATGGTTGCCGGAGAAGATTTCGATATCTTTACTCGTTTGAAAAAATTCGGTAACGTTATTTTTGAACACGCTCTTACGGTTCGAGAGTCACCGAGAAGGTATCGGAAATTCGGTTACCTTTACATCAGTGGCTTGTGGTTTCTCAATGCGATGAGTGTGATGATATTTAGAAAATCTGCTGTCACACAATGGAAAGTAGTTCGATAG
- a CDS encoding S41 family peptidase, translated as MKKRFSFSITAILCILALLLGMQLDSLISGDNLFEQLNKFKEVLSITEKFYVEDVDTPKLVESAINGVLGELDPHSIYIPPKQLERVTEDFQGAFEGIGVEFDIINDTLLVVSPIPGGPSEALGIMAGDKIVKINDSSSVGITRENVPKKLRGPKGTHVKVSIVRADEKGLIEFDITRDKIPLYSVDVSFMVDETIGYIRVNRFSATTHDEFVKAVDKLRSKGMKKLMLDLRDNGGGYLEQAFKMANELLPGNKKIVYTKGRIERFNEDYSSDGSGKITDVSLIVLVNRGSASASEIVSGAMQDWDRGLIVGETTFGKGLVQRQFDLPDKSAFRLTIAKYYTPSGRLIQRPYDNKDRTAYRHADIEEVEGENVEHSVENDSSRPEFKTSGGRTVLGGGGITPDYIIKSGKLTNYTAELRRKVIFLDYGTKYMERNGKKIRDEFESDFSKFMKDFKVTDEMVSECIEIATKKDIKKNEEEFVTDTGFIKAYIKAQIARNIWGNEGSYPVILAEDRQFQKALTLFPEAEKIAGLH; from the coding sequence ATGAAAAAACGGTTTTCTTTCTCAATTACAGCCATATTGTGCATTCTTGCTCTTCTTTTAGGAATGCAACTCGATAGCCTGATTTCGGGCGATAATCTTTTCGAGCAGCTGAATAAATTTAAAGAAGTACTAAGCATTACTGAAAAATTTTATGTTGAAGATGTTGATACTCCGAAATTAGTTGAATCGGCTATCAACGGTGTACTGGGAGAACTTGACCCACATTCCATTTATATTCCACCTAAGCAATTAGAACGCGTTACAGAAGATTTTCAAGGCGCGTTTGAAGGTATCGGAGTAGAGTTTGATATCATCAATGATACGTTGCTTGTTGTTTCGCCTATTCCGGGCGGACCGAGTGAAGCGTTAGGAATAATGGCGGGTGATAAAATTGTCAAAATCAATGACTCAAGTTCAGTAGGAATAACACGAGAGAATGTTCCTAAAAAGCTACGCGGTCCGAAAGGAACTCATGTCAAAGTTTCCATAGTCCGAGCTGACGAAAAAGGGTTGATAGAATTCGATATTACACGTGACAAAATTCCGCTTTATAGTGTTGATGTTTCTTTTATGGTTGATGAAACAATCGGGTATATCCGTGTCAATCGTTTTTCAGCAACAACGCACGATGAATTTGTCAAGGCAGTTGATAAGTTACGCAGTAAGGGGATGAAAAAATTGATGCTTGATTTGCGTGATAACGGCGGTGGGTATCTTGAACAAGCGTTCAAAATGGCAAATGAATTATTACCCGGTAACAAGAAAATCGTTTATACAAAAGGACGGATTGAAAGATTCAATGAGGATTATTCAAGCGACGGAAGCGGAAAGATTACCGATGTTTCGCTCATCGTTCTTGTCAATCGCGGTTCTGCATCTGCAAGCGAAATTGTTTCAGGCGCAATGCAAGATTGGGACAGAGGATTAATTGTCGGTGAGACGACCTTCGGAAAAGGATTAGTCCAGCGTCAATTTGATTTACCTGACAAATCAGCGTTCCGTTTAACGATTGCAAAATACTATACGCCTTCAGGAAGACTGATTCAACGACCATACGATAACAAAGATAGAACTGCTTATCGTCATGCCGACATTGAAGAAGTAGAAGGGGAAAATGTAGAACATTCGGTTGAAAATGATTCGTCACGACCTGAATTCAAAACGTCGGGTGGAAGGACAGTGTTGGGTGGTGGTGGAATTACTCCTGACTATATAATTAAATCCGGGAAATTGACTAACTACACAGCAGAACTTCGCCGTAAAGTAATATTCCTTGATTACGGAACGAAGTACATGGAGAGAAACGGTAAAAAAATCCGTGATGAATTTGAATCTGATTTTTCAAAGTTTATGAAAGATTTCAAGGTAACGGATGAAATGGTTTCTGAGTGTATTGAAATTGCTACGAAGAAAGATATCAAGAAAAATGAAGAAGAATTTGTAACCGACACCGGGTTTATCAAGGCGTATATCAAGGCGCAAATTGCCCGAAACATCTGGGGTAATGAAGGCTCCTATCCTGTAATCCTTGCTGAAGATAGACAATTTCAAAAGGCATTGACGTTGTTTCCTGAAGCAGAAAAAATTGCAGGATTGCATTAA
- a CDS encoding DUF3108 domain-containing protein, producing the protein MKNITRQSINIFLMMLVLLASNLNAGNTKSIEYKRTWESSDSLLFQIGEELTYNVSYAFLDIGQVRIKIVDKFQENGKTLYSAIAYIDSYKGVPFVDLHTIYETKISPPLCSDWFRARTKDEKKWWHITYEMDYEKHSMDITQGEFGTESIHKQQTVPLDTFFQDGLSLFFFARSHVRYQHKVTVPTIIQEQKVSTFLNFMNERTTEEIDAVDYPVDVVRFDGRADFVGIFGMTGDFEGWFSNDEARVPILAKMKVLIGNVRIELMKWKRAGWNPPRGEDD; encoded by the coding sequence ATGAAGAATATTACTCGTCAGAGTATAAATATATTTTTGATGATGCTGGTATTGCTGGCATCGAATCTCAATGCCGGAAATACAAAAAGTATTGAGTATAAGAGAACATGGGAATCGAGCGACTCATTACTGTTTCAGATCGGTGAGGAATTGACATACAACGTCAGTTACGCATTTCTTGACATCGGTCAGGTACGGATAAAGATTGTTGATAAATTTCAAGAAAACGGAAAAACTCTTTATAGCGCTATTGCATATATTGATTCTTACAAAGGCGTGCCATTTGTAGATTTGCATACAATTTATGAGACAAAAATAAGTCCTCCGCTTTGTTCGGATTGGTTTCGTGCGCGTACGAAAGATGAAAAAAAATGGTGGCACATTACGTACGAAATGGATTATGAAAAACATTCCATGGATATAACGCAAGGAGAGTTCGGGACAGAATCAATTCACAAACAGCAAACAGTTCCGTTAGATACTTTTTTTCAAGACGGATTATCATTGTTTTTCTTTGCCCGCTCGCATGTGAGGTATCAGCATAAGGTGACAGTTCCGACCATAATTCAGGAACAGAAGGTTAGTACATTCTTAAATTTTATGAATGAACGGACAACAGAGGAAATTGATGCTGTAGATTACCCTGTTGATGTTGTTCGTTTTGATGGTCGAGCAGATTTTGTCGGAATTTTCGGAATGACCGGAGATTTTGAAGGATGGTTTAGTAATGATGAGGCACGTGTCCCGATTTTGGCGAAGATGAAAGTCTTGATTGGAAACGTTCGTATTGAGTTGATGAAATGGAAACGCGCTGGTTGGAATCCGCCGCGCGGCGAGGATGATTGA
- a CDS encoding gamma carbonic anhydrase family protein codes for MIHSFKGITPKIHPSVFLVESAEIIGDVEIGKESSVWFNAVIRGDVNYIRIGENTNIQDGCILHVRHETYPLILGSHITVGHGAILHACTIQDTCLIGMGAIVMDNALVESYSLIAAGTVVMENMKVPSGVLVAGVPGKIVRRLRDDERKMIEDSASNYKEYVKQYRQQT; via the coding sequence ATGATTCACTCGTTCAAAGGGATAACACCAAAAATTCATCCGAGCGTGTTTCTTGTTGAGAGCGCGGAAATTATTGGTGATGTAGAAATTGGAAAAGAAAGCAGTGTCTGGTTCAATGCAGTCATTCGCGGAGATGTGAATTATATTCGCATCGGTGAAAACACAAATATTCAGGATGGATGTATTTTGCATGTACGGCATGAAACATACCCGCTCATTCTCGGCTCACATATTACGGTCGGTCATGGCGCGATTCTTCATGCTTGTACGATTCAGGATACATGTCTCATCGGTATGGGCGCTATCGTAATGGATAACGCACTCGTTGAATCGTATTCACTCATTGCCGCAGGAACAGTTGTTATGGAAAACATGAAAGTCCCATCCGGTGTTCTTGTTGCCGGAGTTCCTGGAAAAATTGTTCGCCGCTTACGAGACGATGAACGGAAGATGATTGAAGATTCTGCGTCGAACTATAAAGAATATGTAAAACAATATCGTCAACAAACCTAA
- a CDS encoding MBL fold metallo-hydrolase, with product MRLKFWGTRGSIPTPGKHTVRYGGNTPCIELRLNDDKLIILDGGTGIRNLGDKLMEKGESINAYIFVSHPHWDHIQGFPFFKPAFVSGNYFTIVGGENNKVTLQKMIADQMNSVYFPIQLNELKATFSFRKVVEEEFEVFGAKVQTCYVNHPTFAMGYRITQNGKSIVYISDNEPYDKRVAHDLKKVEKAIIEKYSRNPSNPNKVIFDFVKNADVLIHDATYTPEEYVDRVGWGHSHYLFTLNVAAEGNVKRLILFHHDPSHSDERVDDILKKCEKEIANRHYNFDCLAASEGLEIEV from the coding sequence ATGCGCCTAAAATTTTGGGGAACTCGCGGTTCAATTCCTACGCCCGGAAAACATACGGTTCGTTACGGGGGAAATACTCCTTGTATCGAACTACGGCTCAATGATGATAAACTCATCATTCTTGATGGCGGAACAGGCATCAGAAATCTCGGTGACAAATTGATGGAAAAAGGTGAATCCATCAACGCGTACATTTTCGTTTCGCATCCACATTGGGATCACATTCAAGGATTTCCGTTTTTCAAACCGGCGTTTGTTTCCGGAAATTATTTCACCATCGTTGGGGGTGAAAACAACAAAGTCACACTCCAAAAAATGATTGCTGACCAGATGAACAGTGTTTACTTTCCAATTCAATTAAATGAATTGAAAGCAACATTCAGTTTTCGTAAGGTTGTGGAGGAAGAGTTTGAAGTGTTCGGCGCGAAGGTTCAAACCTGTTATGTGAATCATCCTACGTTTGCAATGGGATATCGTATAACGCAAAACGGAAAATCTATCGTGTATATCAGTGATAATGAACCGTACGATAAGAGAGTTGCCCACGACTTGAAAAAAGTTGAGAAAGCCATCATCGAAAAATATTCGCGAAACCCAAGCAATCCAAACAAGGTCATTTTTGATTTTGTCAAAAATGCCGATGTTCTAATTCATGATGCAACATACACCCCGGAAGAATATGTTGACCGCGTTGGATGGGGTCATTCTCATTATCTCTTTACATTGAATGTAGCGGCAGAAGGAAATGTGAAGCGACTCATTCTCTTTCACCACGACCCGTCACACAGCGATGAACGAGTAGATGATATTTTGAAAAAATGTGAAAAAGAAATTGCAAACCGTCACTACAATTTTGATTGTCTTGCCGCCTCTGAAGGTCTGGAAATTGAAGTATAA
- the ybeY gene encoding rRNA maturation RNase YbeY — protein MQKQFDISTQETIKLVQTVLSGEANRNAEVNVVFIDDNVMTKLNTEYLQHHYTTDVLSFCLSDKQETKLEGEVYVNVIQAKRQAKEYGVSLINELGRLVIHGTLHLLGYEDDTPKKKLRMNKREEYYLGNSGLEYFHA, from the coding sequence ATGCAGAAACAATTTGATATTAGTACTCAGGAAACCATTAAATTAGTTCAAACTGTTTTATCCGGTGAAGCAAATCGAAATGCAGAAGTTAATGTTGTTTTTATAGACGATAACGTGATGACGAAATTAAATACAGAATATTTACAGCATCACTATACAACCGATGTTTTAAGTTTTTGTTTGTCAGACAAACAAGAAACGAAACTTGAAGGGGAGGTTTATGTAAATGTTATACAGGCAAAAAGACAAGCGAAGGAGTACGGGGTCTCGCTCATCAATGAACTTGGGAGATTGGTAATTCACGGGACCTTGCACTTACTTGGATATGAAGATGACACTCCGAAGAAAAAACTTCGTATGAACAAAAGAGAAGAGTATTATTTAGGGAATTCAGGATTGGAATATTTCCATGCATGA
- a CDS encoding DUF494 family protein produces the protein MHEKIVEILIYVLNEVRKSNKPIGEIDFKALERKGYTQSEISTAISWLYERLKPERDIADRKPDFRPPSFRVLHPAERYILSQDAHGYLIQLRELNILSDHELELVIERAMLSGYEQLTSPEIQSIVSSILFTSVESFDQRRGQIMLSGNDTIQ, from the coding sequence ATGCATGAAAAAATAGTTGAAATATTAATTTATGTACTAAATGAAGTTCGGAAATCGAATAAGCCGATTGGCGAGATAGATTTCAAAGCGCTTGAGCGGAAAGGATACACGCAATCCGAAATCAGTACTGCGATTAGTTGGTTGTACGAACGCCTTAAACCGGAGCGCGACATCGCTGATAGAAAACCGGATTTTCGTCCGCCATCGTTTCGGGTTCTACATCCCGCAGAACGGTATATCTTAAGTCAGGATGCGCATGGTTATCTGATTCAACTACGCGAATTAAATATCCTGTCTGACCATGAATTGGAATTGGTGATAGAGCGGGCAATGTTAAGCGGGTATGAGCAATTGACTTCGCCCGAAATTCAATCAATTGTCAGTTCGATACTCTTCACAAGCGTGGAATCGTTCGACCAACGCCGCGGGCAAATCATGCTCAGCGGTAACGATACAATTCAATAG